From Erigeron canadensis isolate Cc75 chromosome 5, C_canadensis_v1, whole genome shotgun sequence:
ACGTTTCATCTATCACCATTAGAGATGCCCAAAATTTTACAATTTAACCTTATATACTCATCATTAAAGTATTATAGGATGATAAAGATTCACGTTatcaattttttcattaatatttttactccctatataaaacaaatttcttTATTCTCATTTcaactttctatctttaaaatattgggtccattttcaaaagtttttttttaaaataaacccACATGTCTAAAAtacaattaataaaataatttacagcATCTAGCCATCTACTATTCAACTTATAAAATAATACTACACTATatcattttacatcaataaccacGTCCGTGCCACCACCATTACCATCAATCGTCGTTGGCAACGCCAGATGTCTTCATTGCATGTGGATATCTGTTTAGttcatatgtttttatttttatacatgttatCATTTATgtgtgaaaatcataaaaagatgATACCAAAAGATGCCTGAACTTGAACATGCCTTTGAGCTTCGCCGATCAATCCGATATATCATTGAtcaatatcaaattataatatatataaaactggAGATCATAACAATTGTTTTTACAATGCAATCCCGGAcaacatatctatatctatatactttacactacattataaagcattaaTCCCcgtcaaaatttttttaacttttcaactaagtttttgaaaaaacccaaaatacccctattaTTTGTTCAGCAATTTAAATATagttacctaaaataactataatacatttAGAGGAAATTTCAGCcactcattttcattttttcagccactcatttttatttttcttctcaaatctcaacaaatcattttttttcttcctccataaatcattttattcatctaattaattcaaattcttttatctcaaaaccatacatcaataaattataaaaattatatggatgttcttaaatttttatacgctttcattagagaggtcattcgatataacGGAACCCCGTATGACTAatgcatttgactatcacattgtatgacctatcacctctcATAACCTATCACGACCTATCACTCTACTATTGCACCGCCACAACGCAGCGTATTTTCTCTCGTCCATAGAGGCATAGATCATGATTATGATATCAAAGTATTCAACTTTTGATTGAATTTTCAacaaataattatcattgaCTCACATTATAAACAtggaaaaatgtttttttctttttaagttcaATAGTGCACTCACTCTAAACCACCCCCATTACCTCACCTCATTTGCATCACACTTTCTTTAGATTTCCAACAATCCTTCAACACACACACTGACACACACAATATTCAAACTTTCTATAGTCTCTATTCTATAATTCTTTTCTTTGATTTGCAGTCACACCCCATCAATTTCTCATGATTTTTAACCCCCAATTTCAATTGGGCCAAATTCAATTCCCCTCCCAATTTTCTGCATAATCAAAAAATGAATTCTTTGGTGGGTTCATTTGTGTTTCCTCTAAATTCAAGGAATGTATCTTATTTTTCATCTGGGTATTCTAAATCTACCAAAAAGattgttactttattcaattccaaGAAACCTGTTTGTTGTAGTGTTGCCCCTCACAATTTAAAGCCTCCTGCTGGTGATTTTTGTTCCTCTAATTTCAATGTATGAATTTCCTATCtttttctgtatctatatatgattatatgtatgtatagagaTGCTTGTATGTGTGTTCCAATGTTGAGTTTACTTGTAAGTTGTTTGAAGCTTGAGTGTTATTTAAGCCaaagtttttaactttatgATTATATAGTGAAATTATTGGTGTTTGTTGATTGTATACTATGGAATAAAGTCTTAAAAGATAGGAAAGTAACCCTTAAAGGAATTGTACTAGAAAACTTGTAGAAATATTTGGTTTGGAGGTCTTTATAGAAGTAGTCTATGTCTATCTACTCCGGGTAGAGGTAGAATATGACTGTTTGCATCCTACCTCTGCCATACTCCGCAATTTGAGGGATTGGTTATCAttgttgtaaaaaaaattggaatttaGTAATTGCAAGATGGttactttttgtttgtttgcatGTGGTAGGATTCTTCTGTGAATTTTTTTACTGAAGATTTGGAGGAGACGGATGTGCTTATTGAGTGCAAAGATGTTTACAAGTCATTTGGGGAGAAACACATCTTAAAAGGTGTAAATTTTAAGGTGAAGGTTATATATCTTGCATATATTTTTGTCAAACACAGCTTTATAAGATGGTAGTTGCTTATTCTTTTTAATGTTGTAATCTCTTTATGTTTGATGTTGCTTTGTGTTTAAAGATTAAGTATGGAGAAGCAGTTGGGATTATCGGGCCTTCTGGCACCGGAAAATCCACCATTTTAAAGATCATTGCCGGGCTTCTTACGCCAGATAAGGTGTTTAAATTGTCATACTTTATAGATAGATGCCCGATGGTTTTCAgtttagaggtggcaagatgggctGTTTGGGTAATGGATTGTTGTCCTTTTTTCTATACAATTTTATAGTTAATAATCATTCCGTTAATTATGACTACATAAACAATGTTATTACGATACTAATCTGAATTTTGAATAATGCATTGAAATTAGTCTTTCGGCAACTTCCAGCCTGTTGACTCTTACACTTTTGACCTATTTACTTTTAGctaaacttaatttattttatccATTTGGCTCGTTAGAGATAGTACATAACTTGGATTACTTCATTCATTAGTAAttgggttgaaattgccacctctagttttCATATTGCAGTATTATAAGCTTATGATTGTAAGACTCTGGTTTTGCAATTGATCAGGGGGAAGTTTACATTCGAGGACGAAGAAGACATGGACTAATAAGTGATGATAACATGTCTGGCCTTCGAATTGGCTTGGTGAGATGTCCTCAACCTATTCATAGTTTTAtgttaattatttgtttttgttggtatttacagttttgttttttataagcAGGTATTTCAAAGTGCAGCACTTTTTGATTCTTTAACGGTTCGGGAAAATGTTGGTTTTCTTTTGTAAGTTCACTATACTGATGGAACTCGTTCTATAGATATTCGTGGCTATTTGTCTTAAATTCTTATCTGAATTAAATAGGTATGAGCATTCAAGAATGCCTGAGgataaaattaaagaacttGTTACCGAAACTTTGGCTGCAGTAGGATTAAAGGTGAGATAAGAGgcaacttttgatttttgtgAGTTCGTATATAGATGTTATTGATCTATTTTTGAAATGAGACTTTATCTATTTGGAAAGACCCTTTTAGTATCCACATTAATAGAAAGACTTTCTTGCTGCTTTCTGATAAAGTGGTAAAGAAAAAGTAGTGGTCCAATTTTTATGTAGCATAAGTAGATATTAGTTTATGAACTCGCTACACGGCGTATTTTGCTGTGTTATATTGATGCGTATTATTTTGGAAAATTACTGATGTGAATCTATGACTCATTGGCAGGAAGTTGAGGACCGCATGCCATCTGAGTTGTCTGGAGGGATGAAAAAAAGAGTTGCTCTAGCACGATCCATAATATATGATACAACCAAAGATGCAATAGAACCTgaggtatattatatatagctgctcgaggttattttttttttgtatgtatcCTTTTTCCCTCAAAACCTTTTCCTTGAAGTTCTTAATATGTGCCCTGAACCAACCAGCAAGGTTGACTGAAAGTCATGGAAGATATCAGAAAgaaaactttttaaacattGCTCTTTAATAAAGGCAAGAAAAGGAATATTGTtgaaccaaaaattttttttagaggATCAACATGGGTGAGTAGGTAAATTTGGGAGCTTATAAAGAAACGTAACGTTGCAATTTCATGGAATAACTAAGGGAAGCTCGGTCATTGTGTACCGCATATTAGCTATTTGTATTgtctaaatcattttatagaGGTGACAATTGTGACACAATAATTACACATAGTTCAGCTTGGGTTAATAATCTTTTGAAATAATGGCCCAGATAAAAAAATTATAGCTGAAAAGGAAACATGTTGAAACTTGgggaaaatatgtttttaatgcTCTGCTGAAAACTTGAGCAGGTGCTTTTGTATGATGAGCCAACTGCAGGACTTGATCCAATTGCATCTACTGTAGTTGAAGATCTGATCCGGTCAGTTCATTGCAAAGGTGAAGATGCACTTGGGAAGCCTGGAAAGATTGCATCTTATGTGGTTGTAACTCACCAACATAGTACCATTAGACGAGCCGTTGACAGGTTGCCATTTGTTTGCATCATTTGCTTCCACCCCTAATTATAAATAATCCCTTTATTAAATCAAGCAGGCGTCTAAGAATAATCAGTCCCTGTACCCGTGTCAAATATAAGAGATCGAAtcgaatttttatttttttcccagACCATTATAACGTAAAATAAAATTATCGATTGTAGACTCGTGTAAATGAAcaactgtaatttttttaaaagttttttttgttatagtTTCTTCGTGTTTATTATATGCTATTGTGCTTTCAGGTTGGTGTTTTTACATGAGGGAAAGGTTGTATGGGAAGGAATGACTCATGAATTTACTTCCTCTACAAATCCAATTGTTCAgcaggtatatatattttttatctaaGTAGTTCCCATTGAGGAGTCTTGAATTGATTATTGAAGGATCTCCCTTGTGAATAGATGGAAAATGAGAATATCCGTTTACTCCTGGTTACTACCGACTAGAGGTGGCATGATGGGATATTTGGTGGATTTGGGTAATGAATTGCAACTGGTTCATGTCAAAATGGTTTGGGTTGACCCATGTACATGGTTTGTTGACTTTATTCTCATTTTGGTCGTTTTTTGTTGACAGATGACGTGTTAAATATGATAACAAAATGCATGTTAGTGCTTTAATGATCCGACTTGATAACATCGAAATAGTAATGAGGTTGTAACCATTTAAAATGCATTTTGCTCAAATATCAGTCTTTTTGAAGCATTTACGTATTAGCTAGTTTTATGGATTTGACTCATTAGAAGTAAACCATAACCCAAATTGACCTGTTCATAAGTAAATATTTGACATCAACATTATATTGGCAGCCATTTTGGTGAAAAGGATTTATTTTGTCACTGTACATAAGGGTCCTACAAGATTTTGTCTACTCATTTCATTTTAGGCCAAATATTAGCATTAAATTCAGTTAGATTTGCTCCTAATAAGCTAGGGCAAATTTGCTAACTGACTCGAGGAGAAAGTGATTTTTCCGGAAAAATTGGTATGGTGGCCAATTTTTTAACACGTGATGGTGCATAGACCAAAGAAATATTTTCTCTTTAAAGTCACAAAAGGTAAATGTTGCATGTAAAGACTTGTGTTGGTGTCTTTTTCTCTTCtaacatgtgttttttttggtATCAACTTAACAATTCACTAGATAGAAGATGACTAAGAATGAATACAAGAAACATTGATTCTGATATTGATAATTTGTTGTGTGGTTGTCAGTTTGCCTCCGGGAACTTGGATGGACCTATTAGGTACTAAGCCTAAATGCACATGTTATAGTAGTTATAACTGCTTCCTGATCTCTGGAATTTTACAAAATTCTGTTTGAAGAAACTCCACGGATTCCTCAAAAGGTCAGAAACTGCCAAACTGGTGCCAAAGTAGATATCCATTTGAGCCGGAATAGAGCTTTTACACATGTACCAGGAGTGACGACATTCTTTTACCTATCCATAACTGGTTTGGGataataaacttttttgttGTTTAGTATAGTTAGACTTAATTGTtccgagttttttttttcatcttagTGTTATAATGCCCATACTGTCTGTAAATCTTGACCAAAGCCCATGTCATATTGCGAGCTATTAGCtgctacattttcttttttgcagATGTAATGTAATAATACCAAAATAAGTCTCTAACcatctaaatttaaatataatattttacttaTACATATGACTAACTGACTAAGTGACTGAGGAATTGAGAATTGTTTTATCCTATTTGGATTTTAATGAGGTAGTTCATGTCCTCAATCATCTTATGTGGCTTAAGAATTTGCATACAATAATAATTAACCAACTTTATCAATTAGTTGGAGATTTTGTCTCTGGAGATAAAGGTTAAAGGTTTGATCTTTATCTTCAATAAGACCGAAGATTCTTTTCTACTTTTGGTTAGACTTGGGGAACCAACTTCCCTACCTTATATAAGACTATAAGAGAAAGTTGTTTATATTCCAACCTCCTTCATACATCTTAAAGACAATATTAAGACTTAAAAGTCATGAAATCAACattgagttttatttattttgtcaatAATTAAATGTGGCTAGTGTTTAGAATGAAGGTTTTAACAAATATAAACTTAACTTCCGATGCTTTAGTATTTTGAAGGTGTCTCATTAATTTTTAGATACTTTcgtattctaaaagtgtaactAATTGTTGAGTTGTATATTTatgttaaattaattataaataatgatactatatttatgtttaaagCCTATAATTTAATTTACTTACTAGATTTTTAACTCGTGTCAAATATACGGGTTatacaacattatcaatataaaaattagtatatggaacgaaaaaaattcttatacattgaaatgtaaaaaatatactaaaaaaaaagaattgggATATTCAAATGTCAATACTAAATGCTAAATTATATCAAAGCTAGATGATGTTGTGgagtttttttatacaaactcttccagaaaaacaatattttaaccttgattacacaattgaccgAGTTTTCATTGATGTattgcaaaaaaataattttattttcgtttgtCATGGTTCTTAACAACAATAAAAGTAGCATTTGGTTCGTAGATCTTCAATGATTTcgtgtgttgtgattttatttgttggGTTTAGTTTATATTAGAAGAATATTtatcctaaatatagtttgattccaattactaataacaacaatgattatccttATTATAGCccgattacaattactaataacaacattataacaattagtttgattataGCTAGATAAGATGTTGAGAGTTTGTACCTTCTTGTGTTTATGTAGACAATCGTTACTCCATAAATAAAAGGAGATTagttttaatgattatttgTGATTGATTAATTGATGTTATGTTAATTGTCTTTcgttatatattaagataagatatgATTAAGATCATATCATGTTGTTTTTTATTGGATGAGGTCGATATTAATGatcaaaaaaattaagaattatatgttaattttattgttattattattatcattgttattattagtttataataTTAAACGTGTTAGGTATGTTAATCATGTGTATCTTTGGATacttatttgttattgttttggATAAATTGACGAATTGTGTGTTTATGTATTTATcagtaaaactttaaaatagaATTCTATTTGGGATAGGTTACAAAATTATGAACatattagtattttaattatgtGTATCTTTAGATAGGTAGAACGATCTATgtcgtttttattttcaatattaataatgacatcatcaaattttaattttatcaaattaagcgttgtgattggttaataagctattaggtcagttgtcttttagtatatataaagattatttaattatattaattcatTTCCTAATTTAAATAAACGTGACGAGAAAAAATATCCGCGCGTTGTGACAGTGAGATAGTGGGGGTGATAagtcaaaagtatattgaatgatctctttaatgaaagaacatgaaattttaaaaacacccacataattttataatttatcgatgtgcggtttttgagataaacgaTTTGGAATGAATAGAAGAATAAATTGATTTAAGGAGtaagaaaaatgagtggttgatatTTCTTCTAAAGATATTATGAATAAGGGTTTTCAACTATAAAATGGAAATAAGGATGTATTAAGATGAGCTAAACTAGACATAtcaaattcttaattttaaggAGGGgacaatttgttttataaggaagtataaattaaaacttttaaaagtgaTATGAATCCGTTTCAACCTCATAATTTTTGACTACATAAGACGATAATCagtaatattaaatattaactaattcttttaagaaataaatatctattttttttttaacataattttaCTTTATCCATACTCTTAAATTACACGCATTTATTAAGCCATCAAATGCATGTGAGTTAACATGCTTCAATATTACGAGTAAtttcatgttaaaaaaaataaaaaaaatcagtcCGTATATTATACGATTGAAATTAGTAAATTTTAAACACCAGAGGGACTAAAACTACGATAGATAATATCGATAAACACCAAAGGGTCAAAGAGATCAAGCCAAACAAAGAGATGATAGACTAGAcccacccaccaccaccaccaccaccacctccgtgCTTCACATAAATACTACTTTCACCCGGCTTTTTTCTAGCCCAACACCTTTCgccttatttatatatttatttatccaatccaatccaatatattaataattaatactcaATAAATTTTATGAGCCTATATACATTATAGGGCTGGTATTTTCTAGGGTTTTCAGTTTATCACTCCAATTaccatataaaattaaaataaaaattaattatcatCATCCCCTTGTTATTTACAGCTAATTTCTCAGCTCTCAATCCCTCACTCTCCTTATTCTTTAGGTATAAAAATAGTAATTTCTTCTTTATTCCTTTTTGCCCTAATATTattcatctatatctattttctgtatctatatgaatatcttaataatttgttttgttttttttttttttatatattcttgctttataattaaattcactaattgttatcattatatattttttatatgatgATGTAATGATATAGTTGAAATTCATATGCTTCAATTCATGATTATTAAATTTGTTTGATTTAATTTTGAAacaattgaaattaaaaattgtgTCTTATTTGATTAGGTGTTGTGTGGTTGACTTGCTGCCTTGGTAGTTattttttacaattatatttttcggttttattggttCGATATAATTAGGGTTATATGTTTACTAGGATGTTAATTCTTTCAAAACTGAAGATGTTATGTTTGTTGCAAGAAGTAGCTTTCTAGAAAACCTTATATTTATCGCGATTGAAGTGTTTTATCGGCGAACCGTATTGGTTTGTGTAGGTTAAGGGTGTTTTGTTCTTATGGCTGGGCAACGCTGAACCGGTATTGTGCCCTAATATTTGAAAGTTGTTACCTTTTCAGCTGGTTTGCTCTAGGATATCACATATTTGGCAGCTTTCTTCTCTCGGTGTCGCTCAAGCTATTTTTACATGATCTTCTGCAAATGAAGTGCTTTTATAGCGTTTTAAGGTTTTCATTGTGTAACTGTAGGAGTCTTTCCTTCCATACGgagaatttagggtttttttggTTGTAATTATTATCGTTTTGTTCACTTGTGGTTTTTGAATTTTGTGAGTTGATGTCTATAAATGTTCCCTTCAAGTATATACTAGAACACTTAAAAGGAGTACAAAACAGGACTTTTACAGTTACAGGGTCTGAACCAGGTGGACGCTTGATTTTGTTTAGAGAAGTTTAAAGTAGAAGACAGATAGATTTCTGGAACAGCTTATAACCGTTAATAGTCTCGCGTAATATTGGTTTTAGCACGTGATATTGAGAAAATTTAATTCCGATTTTTATGGAAGCCAAGTGCATGTATAGTTAATGAAACAGATACGATGTTACAGAGCTCTTTACAACTAAATTCTAAACAAGAAGAAACTCTATATACaaagatcaaaatcagttatgttCCTGATGTTATCAAATGATCAAATAGATGTTTTATTTTCATGTTACTGTAACTGAGCCTCCATTACTAAGCATCAAGGAAAACATAACTTTTAACCTGTTGGgtggtttgttttttaatttccaTATTGAGAAAATAGTCTGGATTGAAAATTTCAAACACAAACTGCATGGGTGCATAAATGATAAATTAGGGCTTAGAAACTACATTGTATAACCTAAGAATTATTGTCTTACATCAGCAAGTAGCTGGCGTTTGTCAAGATTAGATCCATAGATCATAGTGGAGTCGGAATACTCGGTTGAATTACATATGCTGCTAATGATGGAGCATTTGGATGAGTGCAAATCCAATTCCTGTCTTTCGCATATCGTGGTTGGGCTAAGAGGCCAAATCTTAGGCATACGGAAAATGAATGGTAGACATAATTTGGATCATCTTTCAAGAATCTTTTTAATAGATATTTAAGTGCTTGCTATGCGAAGTTGAAGCACTGATAGCTAGTTGCCGTGACTGCATTAACTTAACTGGTTCTTCTATACTCTTATTGTTTTCTTATCTggtgttttatatgttttgcaTTGGTAGTTCTCTATGGTTGTAGAAGTTTTAACTCTAACAGGAGTATATGTATATGCCAGCAGGGCTGGTATTAGAAATGCAGTTCTCTATGGACATATGATTATTTTTGGTTGCTAATTGATATTTGACTTTGGTAATAGAAATGTTGAATCT
This genomic window contains:
- the LOC122602027 gene encoding protein TRIGALACTOSYLDIACYLGLYCEROL 3, chloroplastic, with translation MNSLVGSFVFPLNSRNVSYFSSGYSKSTKKIVTLFNSKKPVCCSVAPHNLKPPAGDFCSSNFNDSSVNFFTEDLEETDVLIECKDVYKSFGEKHILKGVNFKIKYGEAVGIIGPSGTGKSTILKIIAGLLTPDKGEVYIRGRRRHGLISDDNMSGLRIGLVFQSAALFDSLTVRENVGFLLYEHSRMPEDKIKELVTETLAAVGLKEVEDRMPSELSGGMKKRVALARSIIYDTTKDAIEPEVLLYDEPTAGLDPIASTVVEDLIRSVHCKGEDALGKPGKIASYVVVTHQHSTIRRAVDRLVFLHEGKVVWEGMTHEFTSSTNPIVQQFASGNLDGPIRY